In Nicotiana tabacum cultivar K326 chromosome 11, ASM71507v2, whole genome shotgun sequence, a single window of DNA contains:
- the LOC107785475 gene encoding UDP-glycosyltransferase 91D2-like has product MDSQLLIKSMANGDEGNTDKLHVVMFPWLAFGHIIPFLELSKFIAQKGHKISFISTPKNIDRLPKLPLEFSNSITFVKIPLPKVDGLPENAEATMDITTEEIIYLKKAMDGMEKEVTKFLEKNSPDWIIQDFAQYWLAPISAKLGISRIFYCIINAWFIAFFGSTENMVNTNSGTPPTVEDFLVPPKWIPFETKAAYRRHEARWMVGSSQKNVSGVSDLYRNGVTMTGADATIFRHCYEFEGQWLKLLEDLHNIPMIPSGLMPPMVKNIDDEKNNQSWMSIKEWLDEKPKGSVVYVALGSEVTIGLNDINELALGLELSRSPFFWVLRKPSKSGNTDPIELPEGFEERIKGRGIVWKSWAPQLNILSHDSVGGFLTHCGWSSIIEGLMFGHPLIMLPFLVDQGLNARILEDKGVGVEIPRNEEDGSYTSDSVANSVNLVMVENEGKIIREKAKEMISIFGNKNLHDKYIENLIEFLENHRKVSNQHISN; this is encoded by the coding sequence ATGGATTCTCAACTTCTCATCAAATCCATGGCCAATGGAGATGAAGGAAATACTGATAAACTTCACGTAGTTATGTTTCCTTGGCTAGCTTTTGGTCATATTATACCATTTCTTGAACTTTCCAAATTCATTGCTCAAAAAGGTCACAAAATCTCTttcatttcaaccccaaaaaacATTGATCGTCTCCCTAAACTTCCCCTTGAATTTTCCAATTCCATAACTTTTGTCAAAATCCCACTTCCTAAAGTTGATGGTTTACCAGAAAATGCAGAAGCTACAATGGATATAACAACTGAAGAAATTATTTATCTTAAAAAAGCAATGGATGGTATGGAAAAAGAAGTGActaaatttttggaaaaaaattcaCCTGATTGGATTATTCAAGATTTTGCACAATATTGGTTAGCTCCAATTTCAGCCAAGTTAGGAATATCACGTATTTTCTATTGCATAATTAACGCTTGGTTCATTGCTTTCTTTGGGTCAACGGAGAATATGGTCAACACCAACTCAGGAACACCGCCTACGGTGGAGGATTTCTTAGTTCCACCAAAGTGGATACCGTTTGAAACAAAGGCGGCGTATCGCCGCCACGAGGCACGGTGGATGGTGGGGTCCAGCCAGAAGAATGTTTCTGGCGTTTCGGACCTTTATCGTAACGGGGTCACAATGACTGGAGCTGACGCTACTATTTTTCGTCATTGTTACGAGTTTGAAGGTCAGTGGTTAAAGTTATTAGAAGATCTTCATAATATACCGATGATTCCTTCGGGTTTAATGCCACCTATGGTGAAAAATATTGACGACGAAAAAAATAATCAATCTTGGATGTCGATTAAAGAATGGTTAGATGAGAAACCTAAAGGTTCTGTAGTTTATGTAGCGCTAGGGAGTGAAGTAACCATTGGCCTGAATGATATTAATGAGCTAGCTCTTGGGTTGGAGTTATCTCGATCACCGTTCTTTTGGGTCTTGAGGAAGCCATCTAAGTCAGGAAATACTGACCCGATTGAGTTACCAGAGGGTTTTGAAGAAAGAATCAAAGGTCGCGGCATAGTATGGAAGAGTTGGGCACCTCAGTTGAATATATTAAGTCATGACTCGGTTGGCGGATTCTTGACTCACTGCGGATGGAGTTCGATTATAGAAGGATTAATGTTTGGTCATCCATTGATTATGTTACCATTTTTGGTTGATCAAGGACTGAATGCTAGAATTCTGGAAGATAAAGGGGTTGGTGTAGAAATTCCAAGAAATGAAGAGGATGGGTCCTACACAAGTGATTCAGTAGCCAACTCGGTTAATTTAGTAATGGTGGAAAATGAAGGAAAGATAATTCGAGAGAAAGCAAAAGAAATGATTTCTATATTTGGAAACAAAAATCTTCATGATAAGTATATAGAAAATCTAATTGAGTTCTTGGAAAATCATAGGAAAGTGTCTAATCAACATATATCTAATTAA
- the LOC107819461 gene encoding putative UDP-rhamnose:rhamnosyltransferase 1 — protein MAETKKLHVVLFPWLAFGHLIPFFELAKQIARKGHKVSYISTSRNIDRLPKFSQKLNYSIHFVNLSLPLTKGLPENAEATKDVPLDKVQYLKKAFDGLESELTQFLEDSVPDWIIYDFTPYWLPPIAGRLGISRAFFSTFNAWSSVFFGPAKDVIDGNIQRTKPEDFTVPPKWIPFPSNIAFRLYEINRYFGHGQENVSGVSDWHRFGESVSGCDVFLVRSCNELEREWLDLLPELHQKPIVPVGLLPPSVQDTEGDKSYAWGFINNWLAMQRKKSVVYVALGTEATPSQEELTELAHGLELSGLPFFWALRKQHDFLLLKLPEGFEERTKTRGIVWMSWAPQLRILEHDSVGCFLTHCGWGSIIEGLQFGKPLVMLPFLGDQALNARCLEEKMVGLEIPRNERDGSLTRNSVAESLKLVMNDEKGKIYWEKANEMRKIFGNRDLCDNYIDDFIEFVRTEVIV, from the exons ATGGCTGAAACAAAGAAGCTTCATGTTGTGTTATTTCCATGGTTAGCTTTTGGCCACTTAATTCCATTTTTCGAACTTGCTAAACAAATTGCACGTAAGGGTCACAAAGTTTCCTATATTTCAACTTCTAGAAACATCGATCGACTCCCAAAATTTTCTCAAAAGTTAAATTACTCCATACATTTTGTTAATCTTTCTCTACCTTTAACCAAAGGTCTACCAGAAAACGCGGAGGCCACAAAGGATGTACCACTTGACAAGGTTCAATACCTCAAGAAGGCTTTTGATGGACTCGAATCCGAGTTGACTCAGTTCCTCGAGGACTCAGTCCCCGATTGGATCATTTACGATTTTACCCCTTATTGGTTGCCCCCGATCGCGGGTAGACTTGGAATTTCACGTGCCTTCTTTAGCACGTTTAATGCATGGTCTAGTGTATTTTTTGGTCCGGCAAAAGACGTAATTGACGGTAATATTCAACGGACCAAGCCTGAGGATTTCACTGTTCCACCAAAATGGATCCCTTTTCCGTCCAATATAGCATTCCGTCTCTATGAAATAAACAG GTATTTTGGCCATGGGCAAGAGAACGTCTCAGGCGTCTCCGATTGGCATCGGTTTGGAGAATCAGTGTCCGGTTGTGATGTGTTTCTTGTACGTAGTTGTAACGAGTTAGAGAGAGAATGGTTAGATCTTCTTCCAGAGCTTCATCAGAAACCTATCGTGCCAGTCGGCCTGTTGCCACCTTCCGTACAAGATACGGAAGGTGACAAAAGCTATGCATGGGGTTTTATTAATAATTGGTTAGCCATGCAACGTAAAAAATCAGTTGTTTACGTAGCCCTAGGAACCGAGGCAACTCCGAGTCAAGAGGAACTCACTGAGTTGGCTCATGGGTTGGAGTTATCCGGGTTGCCATTTTTCTGGGCTCTAAGGAAACAACATGATTTTTTATTGTTAAAATTACCCGAAGGTTTCGAGGAACGTACCAAAACTCGAGGTATAGTTTGGATGAGTTGGGCTCCACAACTCAGGATATTGGAACATGACTCAGTGGGTTGTTTTTTGACTCATTGTGGCTGGGGTTCTATTATAGAAGGACTTCAATTTGGAAAACCCCTTGTTATGTTGCCTTTTTTGGGAGATCAAGCACTAAATGCTCGATGTTTGGAAGAAAAAATGGTGGGATTAGAAATTCCAAGAAATGAAAGGGATGGGTCTTTGACTCGGAACTCAGTGGCTGAGTCACTCAAATTAGTGATGAATGATGAGAAGGGAAAGATTTATTGGGAGAAAGCAAATGAAATGAGAAAAATATTTGGAAACAGAGATTTATGTGATAACTACATAGATGACTTCATTGAATTCGTAAGAACAGAAGTAATTGTATAG